CTGCAATTTCGGCGTGATCGGCCGCGTAACAACCTGCTTCGGCAGAACCGGCTGCTTCAGCAGCGTGGGAGGGTGTTTGATAATCTCCGCCGGCGATATGGGATGGAAATACAGCACCTCTTGTTTTACCGTGCTGAGCACCGGGGTGGGCGGCAGGCTCATCAGCGCCCAAAGCATGACGCCAATGGCCAGAGCCTCCAGACAGGGGCTCAGCCCCAGCACCAGCCTCCGGCGTTTCCGGTCCTCTTCAGAAGGACCCAGCAGACCGAAATACGGCGGTTCGGCTGGAGAGTCTAAAGGTTTTATTCTTATGGTGTTAAAGCCATCAGAGGGCGAACCATAAGGAGATATGGTCAGGCGGTCTGAGGGCCTGTTAAGCGCCAGTCTTGCTCCCACTTGCGTCAACCTCGCTGACTCGGTGTTCCCCTGACGCCCCGGCGTCCCCCTAGACCCCCCGTACATTAGTTTTTTATCATATTTCCGCCCGTGCTACAAGGAGTAGTTTACCAGAGGGTATCGGGTGGAATCCCTCAAGGCCGCGCCTTTGCCACCCTCTCGAACTCGCCATTCTGAAGAACTAAAGGACGACGAGGAATCTGCTTTCCGATTTCTTTGAAGAAGGGGGCTGGAATCAAAAACAGATTCTTCGGCCAGAAGCCGGCCTCAGGATGACGCTTCGCGAATTACCTCTGGCGAAACTTCTGTCGCGAACCTGCACGTCGGCGAGTTACGCGGGCCCTCGGTTCCGGTGTTCGCGCCTCTCCTTATATTTACACGAGAGCCGCAGAGTGCAAGAGCTATGGTCCAGGCTGCCCGCTTCGGCTCAGCCGGGTCCGGGCGTTGTTGATTTGCTTGCGAGGCGTTATTCTGTGCAAGTAGCGCGGTCCCCCTGTATTGGAGTCTGCGGCTCTTCCTTATCGGCACCGGCGCCGCAAACCACAAAAATGGGAGTGTGCTGCATGCCCGGCGCACTTTCGAAGAATGAGAAGGAGCGATGAGAAAACCATGGTGGGTCAGAGCGATTGGGGCAATCGGTTGGGTGTGCGCGTTTCTGGCGTTCGCGTGCGGATACGCGGCGACGCGCTTTGCCGTTGGCAACATGATCGGCGAAGGGCTATTTATCTTCGGTTTCGCCGCCGTTGCCGCCTGGATGCTTTGGGGAGTGATGAGCTTTGTGCTGTACGCGATGCGGCGGGCGGGCAGGCAGAACGCGGCCATTGTGCGTGATGTGCTTGATACGAACTTCCGACAGGCCAGGTCGGCGTCGGGGCTCGGCCCGCGTGAATCAGGAACGCTGGACCATGTTTCACTGAACTCGCCGCCCCGCCAGGCCGCTCCTGCTCGCCAGACCGGTTCAGTGTTTGGGCTGACTCTCGGACAGCAGCCACGCGCCGGTCATCCAGCCAGGGCAGTAACGTCGGGCGCCTCGCCGCATCCGGAAATAGCGTCTGGTTTCACGGACGTTCCATTCATGGCTCCAGGCCCTTCTGGCGCGCCTGTGCCGCCCGGCCACGGCGCGGGGTCGCGCGGCGAGGAGGCGGGAGCTAAGGGCGGGCGGTCAATTTATACTTACGAGGCTCCGGGACTGCCTCTCTGCCCTAAGTGTGGGGTGCGTCCGGTGATCTTTTACTGTACGAGTCACTCACAGGCGCTTTGCCTGGAATGCGTGGTGCGTCATGACCGGGCCGGCGAATGTACCTATGTGCCAGGCTGGCGCGGCAAGAAGCCGGTGGCTCTTTGAGCACGTAGCGCATGCCGCCGTTATAGACCCCCTGCGGCTTTTCTTTTGGCCGGTAAAACCCCCGAACCCCAAAACTGTGGGACCCCAAGACCGGCTACTCCAACATGTTCGTGTAATTTTCATGTTTGTCTTTCATAATAGTCTATTGGACTTCCTGAAGGCTTGCAGTTGCTCCGTAGAATGCCGGCCGCGCCACAATGTACCGAATTTTACAAAAAACAGAAATTCTTCTACTGACATGGATACTGCTTTCTCCGTTGAGTCCTTTGCGGGGGCAGAGCCTCGCCAGCCTGCAGGGTCGGGTTAATGATCCCTCAGGCGCCGTCGTACCTCATGCAACGGTGCATGTGAAGGCCCAACCGAATGGGCCGTTGCGGGTGGCAACCTCGAATGGCCAGGGGCGCTATAAGATTAGCGGGCTCGTGCCCGGCCGGTACACGGTTACGGCCACGGCTCAAGGGTTTGCACCCTCTAGCAAAAGTCTGTTATTGACAGATGGCCAAACGCTTACGCTCGACATCCACCTGACGATCGCCTTGCAGGCCCAGCAGATCGAAGTTCGAGGGCGTGCCTCTCGCCTTGAAGTTGCCCCTCAAAACAATTCCAGCGCCGTGGCTGTTTCTGGCAACAATCTGAATTCGCTGTCGAACGACCCGGACGAGTTGCAGAGCCAGATTGGCGCTCTTGTGGGCCCTTCGGTCGGACCGGGCGCGGCCGAGATTTACATTAACGGCCTCACCGGCGGGGATATGCCCCCAAAATCCGACATTCGTGAAATTCGCGTCAATGCCAATCCCTTCTCGGCGGAAAACAATCGGCTGGGGTATGGCCGCATCGACATCACAACCAAACCGGGAAGCACAGCCTACCACGGAGACGTTTCGAGCGAATACAACGACTCCAATATGAATGCTCTGAGCCCGTTTCTGCCCGCCTCCGAAGAGAAGCCTCCTTCGTACCACACCTGGCTCTGGGATGCAGATCTCGGTGGCCCGCTGGGCAGGAGGGCGTCCTTCTTCTTCGATTTTCAGCGCCGCAATATCAACCGCGCCAGCCTCGTCAACACGGTCGTGCTCAATCCCAGCCTGAATGTCGTGCCTTATGTTGCTTCTGTTCCCAACCCGCGCGTCCTTACGAACCTCAGCCCCCGAGCGGATTTCCAGCTCAGTCCAAACAATACGCTCAGCGTCAGCTATCGCTATTTTGAAATCGGCGAGCGCAACGACGGCGTGGACACGCAGTCGCTTCCGTCACAGGCCTATGACCGCTCGTTCCATCACCACAACATTCAGATCATCGACACTCAGATTTTAGGCTCCCGGGTGGTCAATCAAACGAGTTTCCAATACCTCCACTTCAACAACGCGCAGACGCCGCAAGACTTTTCTCCCACGATCAACGTCCTTGGAGCCTTCACGGGGGGCGGCAGCAGTTCCGGCACCTTCAACCGCTACGAGACCCACTACACCTTCCAGAACTATACGACCATGACCCTTGGCCACCATCTGGTTCGGTTCGGCGGCACAATGCTTGTCTTACCTCGCAGCGAGTCCACCAATGGCGGCTTCAATGGGACTTTTACGTTCAATTCGCTTTCTGATTATCAGCAGACTCAGCAGGGCCTGCAAAATGGTATGACGATGGCGGAAATTCAGACCGCTGGTTACGGTCCCAGCCAGTTTAACATCACGGCGGGCAACCTTTGGGCTTCCATCGACCGTGTAAACGGGTGGCTCTTCGTCAATGATGATTGGAGCCTCCGGCCCCACTTCACACTCAGCTATGGCCTGCGGTTCGAGTCCGAAAATTATGTCAGCGCGCATACATTTTGGGCGCCTCGAGTAGGGATTGCCTGGGGCCTGGGCCATGGCTCAAACATCAAGACGGTGCTTCGAGCGGGCTGGGGCATCTTCTACGAGGATCTTGATGACGACCCCATGATGATCGCGGGGCGGCTGAACGGACAAAACCAGCAGACCTACATCGTCAGCAATCCCCCCTTTTTTCCTGATGCGCCGCCCCTCAGCGTCATCAGCGGCAGTGATGTGTCGCTGCCCACCATCTTCCGCATCGCCCCGAATATACTTCTGCCTTACGATATGGACACGGCGGTAAGCCTGGAACACCAATTGTTACGCAGCACAACAGTCTCGCTCACTTATGTGAATTCCAGCGGAGTTCACCAGTTCGTAACCAATAATATCAACGCGCCTTTCCCTGGAACGTTCGATCCCGCCAACCCTGCAAGCGGCGTGCGGCCGCTCGGCAACGCAGCCGGCAATATTTACGATTACGGGTCGGCCGGCATCTACCGGCAGACCGAATTGATCGCCAATGTCCACGTTAGTGCCAGCCGGGTCTCGCTCTTCGGCTACTACGTCTTTGATGATGCCCATAGCAACTCGGGATTAAACATGCAGACGAGTCCTGCCGGAGAATTCAGCTTCCAAACCAATCCCTGGAACCTGTCTCAGGATTACGGGCGCGCGGCCTTCGACATCCGGCATCGAGCGGTGATCGGCGGGAGCTTCGAGATGCCCCTCGGCATCCGCCTCAGCCCGATGATCATGGCGAATTCGGGACAGCCCTTCGGCATCCTTCTGCCTCAAGACCTCTACGGTACCGGGGTCCACGATGGGCGTCCGGCGTATGCGACCGCCTCGACTCCGCCGGCAAATCTGGTTGCGACGAAATACGGCAGCTTCAATATCGCTCCTGGCCCGGAGGACGCCCCAATCCCCCCTAACACCGAAACTGCTCCTGCCAATTTCATGCTGAACTTCAGGCTCAGCCGTACTTTCGGCTTTGGCCGCGAGGGCGGCGAAAAACACGGAGGGGAGGAAACTGCGCCTGGGCCAGAGGGTCGAGTTCGAGGCTTGGGCGGACGAGGACTGGGCAACGGGGGCGGTTCGAGCTTGGGCGGCGCCACGAAGCGTCGTTATGCGCTCACCCTGAGTATTTCCGTCCTCAACGCGCTGAACAACGTTAACCTCGCTCGGCCGATCAATGTTCTTGATTCCCCGCTCTTCGGTCAGTCTATCGCCCTTGCCGGTGGCCCATTCTCCGCCCAGGTCGGGAACCCCGTGGCTAATCGTCTCATCAACGTCGGCGCTTCCCTTAGCTTTTGATGGTCTTCCGCTGAACCCCTCGTAGCGGTGAAGGTTTTCCAGAACAAAATCGCGGTGCGGACGTTTCTGATGATGAGATCACGTAGCGCGGTCACCGCGAGGGGATCGGCACGAGGGCGCATTGGGTGCGCTTGCAATCGCCAGTTTGTGCTATGCGCCTGGGTATTGTTGGGAACAAAAGCCGCGCACGATACGAACGACGTCCCGCGCTACCTGTTAACAGCTTGTCGGCAGGGTTACCCGCGCGGGAACATAATGCTCGAACGGCTTGAAGGCGTCGAGCAGGGCCTGCTGGTATTGGCGAACGTCGTAGCCGTGCCAGGCTTCCCACAGCGTGAAGGCGCGGAAGCGGTCGTCGGGAAATTTTGCGCCGGCGTCGGTGATGATGTATCCGATGATCTCTCCCGGGCGCAGCTTGACGCCGGAACGGTCCAGTTGCCGGGCGACGACGGCGGTGGCCGTGTCTTTGCGGTAGGCCTCAGGCGCGCGGGTCAGGCGCTTGCTGATGATGAGTTCTTCCACGTCCATGCTGCCGTCCGCCAACCCGTCGAGGTAGCGGTCGAGGGTGCGGCGGGCCTCTTCGAGCTTGCGGCAGTAGCTTACAAAGTCGCGCGCCTCGGCCAGAATCTCCAGCACCTGGCGCTGCATGCGCGAAACCACGGGCGGCGTGTCATGCCGGCGGCACTCGAGCCCGCGAACTTTCAGCTCTCCGTTTTCTGCCACGGCAAAAAAGCGGTTGGGTACCGGGATTTCGGCGTTCTGCCGCGAAGGCAGAAAGACCACGTAACGATAGACAGCTTCGAGCGCCAGCGGCAGGCCGGTGAGCCGCTCGATTTCCTGCGCCAGTTGCTCGTAGTCCCGGCGCGTGGCGCCCCGCCGCTCGACGTAAAGCGAATCAACCAGGGCGTGCAGAACGCGGAAGCCTTTCAGCTCCGCGGCTTCTTTGGCCACCAGAAGTTTTTCCCGAGCCAGCGCGTTGATGGCCTCATGCGCTTCGATTTTGCCGAAGCGCGCGTTCTTGTAGCCCGTGTAGCCGAAGCAGCAGACCAGCAGCCACTTGAGCGATGACCGCCGCAGGTCGTAAGAATTACCGGCCGCGGCCGGAGGCTGCGCGGGCGCTTGCGGAGCCGCTCCGGCGGCTTTCATTCGCTGCTTGTATTCCTGGCGCTTGGCGATCAGGCGCTCCACCACGCGGCTGGTGATGCCGCGCCGCTTCTGGCACACGCGGTAGCCGAGCTCCGGGACCCGCGGGGCATCCGGACAGCAGCGGCAGTTGACGGTTTCCGGCGAGACGTTGAAGCGCGCCATGATGTTGGGGTATTCGCTCGAAAAATCGAGCTCGGCGGCGTTTTCAAAAAAACCCAGGCGCGGCGGAAACACCAATCCGCCGCGATCGGCCAGCAGCAGCTCGTCGGGATGCTTGGGAGTTTCAGGCTCGGCCTTCTGGGCAGGAATCAGCGTGCCGTCGCGGTAAGCCATTTCCATCTGCATGTAGGAAATTCCGGTGCCGGTGGTGGTGCGGGCTGAGTACTGCACGGGGAGCTTGGTGATGCGGACCAGTTCCCACAGTCCGTCCAGCTCGCACTGGTGCGCGATGAAAGAATTGTGGAGATCGACGTGGAGGCGGCCGGCAAGCGTGGTGGAGCTTCCTTTATAAAGGACGCGCCCGTAGCTCACGTAACTGCGCGAACGGCTGCGCTCAACCGGGGCCTGGTCACGGTTGAGGCTGAGCTCAAACCCGAGCCGCCGCGCCTGCCGCATCAGGGCCGGGAGCAGCGTGGAATCGCCCCACTCGGTGACGATCAGGTCAGGATCGTGCGCGCGCAACAGCCGCTCAACGCCGCGGGCCACGGGCTCATCGGAATCCTCGAGCGCCTGCTGCTCACCGTCGATTTCCGCCTCGAGCGCACCGCGCCGGCCGTGCTGGGGATCCACCTGCGCCAGGCCCTCGATGCGCAGTTGCAGCGTGCGGATTGGCGGCAGTTCGTAATCAATGGCCCATTCATTGTCACGGCATTCAATGGCGCCGATGATCGCGGCGGACTGGCTCGCGGTTTCGATCTCCACCCGGGCCAGCGGAAACACGCCCTTTTGCCAGCAGTACAGCGGCGCGAGCATCAGGTCAGAATTGTAAAGCGTGAAGTGCGTGTCATAGCGGCGGACGAAGCGCGCAATCACTGCGAACTGCGCGGGATGGTGCACGGTGATCTCGAGGACCCGGATGGGCCGCCCGTCCCAGATGCTGAACTTTTCCGCGAAGGCGCAGCGGACGCGCGCGCGCGCCGCCAGCACGCGGCCCAGTTGCCGCAGGCGAGCCTCCGCTCCCTGAACGTAAAAGCTCGGATGGAACGAGGGGTCAATCAGCCGGATCCGTTTCTGGTTCGGCTGGACCAGCCACAGCGTCATCCCCGCCGGGGAAGGGTAGAGATCGAGAATCCATCCACTGGTTTTCAAGGTTGATCCTCAGCAGCGCTTCAATCGAGCGCAGTCGGATTTCATGGTCGAGGCCCACGGCTACGTTGATGGCGTCCATCGCATGCACCGGAAACTCATACGTGCAGGCCTGGGTGTAAAGCCGCACGCGGTTGAACATGGCCTCAAAGTGCGCACGCTCTTCCCGGCGCAGCGCGCGCCCGAAAACGCGCTCCCAGTTCAGCATCTCCTGTTCAATCAGGTCACGGAAGGTTGCAATCGTTCGCCCCATGGCTCACCTCATCTCGCAATCGCCGAGGCCGGACCCGGGCAGGCGTTTGCCGGGCTGCGTTCGCAGATCAGTTTGGGCCGGCCGTCTTCGGTGAGGCTGAAGCGCCACACTTCGCCAGCCGCGCGGCAGGCGCGGGCAAAGAAATTCCTGCGGGCCGCGGAAGGCGTAAAAGTCATCGCGGCGGAAAAGACCGTAACGGTGAGCGGTTGCTGCGCAAGGCGGCTGAGGCTGGCGAGCGCCTGCTCAAACGCTATGCGCGCGTCCCAGTCGCGAACGTCCTCGTCAAAGTAAAGGTCCGGCAGTGCCGTTACCACCAGAATGTCCGCAG
The DNA window shown above is from Acidobacteriota bacterium and carries:
- a CDS encoding TonB-dependent receptor is translated as MYRILQKTEILLLTWILLSPLSPLRGQSLASLQGRVNDPSGAVVPHATVHVKAQPNGPLRVATSNGQGRYKISGLVPGRYTVTATAQGFAPSSKSLLLTDGQTLTLDIHLTIALQAQQIEVRGRASRLEVAPQNNSSAVAVSGNNLNSLSNDPDELQSQIGALVGPSVGPGAAEIYINGLTGGDMPPKSDIREIRVNANPFSAENNRLGYGRIDITTKPGSTAYHGDVSSEYNDSNMNALSPFLPASEEKPPSYHTWLWDADLGGPLGRRASFFFDFQRRNINRASLVNTVVLNPSLNVVPYVASVPNPRVLTNLSPRADFQLSPNNTLSVSYRYFEIGERNDGVDTQSLPSQAYDRSFHHHNIQIIDTQILGSRVVNQTSFQYLHFNNAQTPQDFSPTINVLGAFTGGGSSSGTFNRYETHYTFQNYTTMTLGHHLVRFGGTMLVLPRSESTNGGFNGTFTFNSLSDYQQTQQGLQNGMTMAEIQTAGYGPSQFNITAGNLWASIDRVNGWLFVNDDWSLRPHFTLSYGLRFESENYVSAHTFWAPRVGIAWGLGHGSNIKTVLRAGWGIFYEDLDDDPMMIAGRLNGQNQQTYIVSNPPFFPDAPPLSVISGSDVSLPTIFRIAPNILLPYDMDTAVSLEHQLLRSTTVSLTYVNSSGVHQFVTNNINAPFPGTFDPANPASGVRPLGNAAGNIYDYGSAGIYRQTELIANVHVSASRVSLFGYYVFDDAHSNSGLNMQTSPAGEFSFQTNPWNLSQDYGRAAFDIRHRAVIGGSFEMPLGIRLSPMIMANSGQPFGILLPQDLYGTGVHDGRPAYATASTPPANLVATKYGSFNIAPGPEDAPIPPNTETAPANFMLNFRLSRTFGFGREGGEKHGGEETAPGPEGRVRGLGGRGLGNGGGSSLGGATKRRYALTLSISVLNALNNVNLARPINVLDSPLFGQSIALAGGPFSAQVGNPVANRLINVGASLSF